The following proteins are co-located in the Cutaneotrichosporon cavernicola HIS019 DNA, chromosome: 3 genome:
- the BUR1 gene encoding uncharacterized protein (Serine/Threonine protein kinases, catalytic domain), which translates to MPDRNNSLDRPGPSRCSSSPTKRGTTKHNPQGPTLLARPPTHALPPKPLLARLSGPANPPTPEQRDFPSHPRPDRGLSIRGTAPRANGSNQERSHPERSHQPERSSQPERNSQPERGSQPERSSQSDRGSLHSSQSDRPHERQPTYDRPPAHDRAFDRGPGRRSPQRSQGSQGSHYDYDPRERRRSPYGRRSRSPPPAARDHRDHRTYDREQSQRGESRRFNERHDRRDDRRDRPDDRYGRRPGETQSYRPTSPSYQPRSPPRRSPRDRSPVRGRSPPPPHEREPLRDRDDLRRRTPPRAAPPPKSGTEEGEIGEEEGEIRPPSPSKSPSLPPPPPPPEDAPPPPADAPPPPPSDAPPPPPSQGPPPPPPSGPDLQPSPLMSHHRTHPSGNFAPNRNLIEPPTRVSTPVGREKIGGGQKLFRFPTAEEEKYMYNRFFKGTTTLAAYDMGTKLGEGTFGVVTKAVELASKKTVALKKLIEHNYRDGVSMTTVREIKILKTLPKHTNIVPLLDMVVHRKVPSDRSQRGDIFMVFPFMDHDLCGLLLNKDFRMSHSTAKLIFKQILEGLHHIHVNNVVHRDLKTANILVSKDGHAMIADFGLARTWGVEAMPKHSPHEYTNMVVTRWYRAPELLLGDTKYGTAVDMWSMGCILGEMYHREPIFAGHSEQDQPTKIFWRTGPPSQTNWPGWDKLPGHAELPGHPWNKAPQGPSLLQCARQWQMDRVGADLMCQLLQLDPSRRPAAAKALEHPWFTVNPLPAKLGNIPVVESSHEMTSRDRNMPAQPPPQQQQTRAPAWSQPVRPPPPAHHPHGRQMHPRPTSYRPQLPNSHPSAPAYPSPVSTGMGRGFAPAPPFNLMGNRRGGGPPMRPHGHGPGPGPGGPPGGGFGGPPPGGFRLAGGVRPSHGPSFGGPRPPKRPGDEQWAGRPDRPDKRQRNNDALPY; encoded by the exons ATGCCGGACAGGAACAACTCACTTGACCGACCCGGTCCATCGCgctgctcgtcctcgcccacaAAGCGTGGCACCACCAAGCACAACCCGCAGGGCCCAACTCTCCTCGCGAGACCGCCCACCCACGCGCTGCCCCCGAAGCCTCTGCTCGCGCGGTTGTCTGGCCCTGCGAACCCACCCACACCCGAGCAGCGCGACTTCCCCAGCCACCCTCGCCCAGACCGTGGTCTTAGCATCCGTGGCACAGCGCCACGAGCCAACGGCAGCAACCAAGAGCGCTCGCATCCCGAGCGGAGTCACCAGCCGGAGCGCAGCTCCCAACCGGAGCGCAACTCGCAACCAGAGCGCGGCTCCCAACCTGAACGCAGCTCGCAATCTGACCGGGGGTCGTTACACAGCAGTCAGTCTGATCGCCCGCATGAGCGCCAACCCACATACGACCGGCCTCCCGCCCATGACAGGGCATTCGACCGCGGGCCTGGAAGGCGCTCCCCACAGAGGTCGCAGGGTTCACAAGGGTCACATTACGATTATGATCCGCGCGAACGCCGACGCAGCCCGTATGGCAGGCGTAGCCGCAGCCCCCCTCCTGCCGCTCGCGATCACCGGGACCACCGCACGTACGACCGCGAACAGTCGCAGCGAGGAGAGAGCCGCCGCTTCAACGAGCGGCACGACCGCCGGGACGACCGACGTGATCGTCCTGACGACCGCTACGGGCGCCGTCCTGGAGAGACACAGAGCTACAGGCCAACGTCACCTAGCTACcagccgcgctcgccgcctcgacgctcTCCGCGTGACCGCTCTCCTGTCCGTGGCCgttctccacctccaccacacgagcgcgagccTCTGCGCGACAGGGACGACCTACGCCGACGCACTCCGCCCCGGGCCGCACCCCCACCCAAGTCTGGgaccgaggagggcgagatcggcgaggaggagggcgagattAGACCTCCGAGCCCGTCCAAGAGCCCGTCtttgccgccgccgccacccccacccgaggacgcgccgccgccgcccgcagacgcccctccaccaccaccctctgacgcccctccccctcctccgtcgCAAGGgcccccacccccacccccatcCGGACCAGATTTGCAGCCCAGTCCACTGATGAGCCATCACCGCACCCACCCAAGCGGTAACTTTGCGCCGAACCGCAACCTTATTGAACCACCGACGCGTGTCTCCACGCCTGTGGGCAGGGAGAAGATTGGCGGAGGACAGAAGCTGTTCCGCTTTCCCActgcggaggaggagaagtACATGTACAACCGCTTCTTCAAGGGCACGACGACGCTGGCCGCGTACGACATGGgcaccaagctcggcgaAGGCACGTTTGGCGTTGTCACCAAAGCTGTCGAGTTGGCGTCCAAGAAGACGGtggcgctcaagaagctGATCGAGCACAACTACCGCGACGGCGTGTCGATGACCACCGTGCGCGAAATCAAGATTCTTAAGACGTTACCCAAGCACACCAACATTGTCCCGCTCCTTGACATGGTTGTCCATCGGA AGGTACCCTCAGACCGCAGCCAGCGTGGCGACATCTTCATGGTGTTCCCGTTCATGGACCACGACCTCTGCGGTCTGCTGCTCAACAAGGACTTCCGCATGTCGCACTCGACGGCCAAGTTGATCTTCAAGCAGATCCTTGAGGGGTTGCACCACATTCATGTGAATAATGTTGTTCACCGCGACCTGAAGACGGCCAATATCCTCGTGTCGAAGGACGGCCACGCGATGATCGCCGATTTTGGCCTCGCGCGGACGTGGGGTGTGGAGGCCATGCCCAAGCACAGTCCGCACGAGTACACCAACATGGTTGTGACCCGGTGGTACCGCGCTCCCgagctgctcctcggcgacaccAAGTACGGCACGGCCGTCGACATGTGGTCAATGGGCTGCATACTGGGGGAGATGTACCACCGCGAGCCGATTTTTGCAGGGCACTCGGAGCAGGACCAGCCCACGAAGATCTTCTGGAGAACTGGCCCGCCGTCTCAGACAAACTGGCCCGGGTGGGACAAGCTGCCAGGGCACGCCGAGCTACCAGGGCACCCCTGGAACAAGGCGCCGCAGGGACCGTCGTTGCTACAATGCGCGCGCCAGTGGCA gaTGGACAGGGTGGGTGCCGACCTCATGTGCCAGTTGCTACAACTGGACccgtctcgccgcccggctgctgccaaggcgctcgagcaccCGTGGTTCACTGTCAACCCGCTTCCCGCGAAGCTGGGTAACATCCCGGTCGTTGAGTCAAGCCACGAGATGACGTCTCGCGACCGCAATATGCCTGCacagccgccgcctcaaCAGCAACAGACTCGGGCTCCGGCATGGAGCCAGCCTGTGCGGCCTCCCCCGCCGGCGCACCATCCCCATGGGAGGCAGATGCATCCGCGGCCGACATCGTATCGTCCCCAGCTGCCGAACTCACATCCCAGTGCGCCAGCGTACCCGTCTCCAGTGTCGACTGGGATGGGTCGCGGCTTCGCGCCTGCCCCACCGTTCAATCTCATGGGCAACCGCCGTGGCGGTGGCCCTCCGATGCGGCCACACGGACACGGACCCGGTCCGGGTCCTGGAGGACCTCCTGGAGGTGGGTTTGGTGGCCCTCCACCAGGAGGGTTTAGACTCGCGGGTGGCGTACGCCCAAGCCATGGGCCGAGCTTTGGTGGGCCGCGGCCACCGAAGCGCCCAGGCGATGAGCAGTGGGCTGGCCGGCCCGACAGGCCGGACAAGCGCCAGCGCAACAACGACGCTTTGCCGTATTAg
- a CDS encoding uncharacterized protein (multi-organism process) yields MSSAPPPATPVEPPVTPTSSPPTPPISNTGGGGGGGGGDGSTSEQPPNPPSTTQQPPEPPTTSLQPIETPTTSENQPPSTTDRPPPETTTQNEQSTTRQNEQPSTFEEQQSTTSTSRGQTSTTVVHADGGTSFKYVTVTDSRGLAHTSAVAMTPHKNNTPAIVGGVVGGVGGALAIAGIIAFLLYRRKKNRDVAFDEKMFDPHHSTRHSQIDPLDLAEPTSPSVGMPGEPTTIEPFPYEPQGQYDYDPYRAAGPMHGMQVGDTMQMHGMSMPEASDYMYGNNNYGYAAAGAGAGMTAAEMKHREATGSLSPQQTGLSSSAGGSRNSHYEDAYSQHHHQAYQGYQPYPTSPQRSAPSDGAPGLYQHTDMLSEPSDDMQEIPPNYDSIRR; encoded by the exons ATGTCTTCTG CTCCACCTCCAGCGACGCCTGTCGAGCCTCCGGTGACCcccacgtcgtcgcctcCTACGCCGCCGATCTCGAAcactggcggcggcggcggtggtggtggtggtgatggcAGCACGTCTGAGCAGCCACCGAACCCTCCCTCAACTACGCAGCAGCCGCCTGAGCCCCCTACCACTAGCCTGCAGCCCATCGAGACGCCAACCACGAGCGAGAACCAGCCTCCCAGCACCACAGaccggcctcctcctgaAACCACGACGCAGAACGAGCAATCGACTACGAGACAGAATGAGCAGCCGTCGACGTTTGAGGAACAGCAGagcacaacctcgacctcgcgcggGCAGACGAGCACGACGGTTGTCCACGCGGACGGAGGCACGTCGTTCAAGTACGTCACCGTGACGGACAGTCGTGGACTGGCGCACACGTCAGCCGTCGCCATGACCCCCCACAAGAACAACACGCCTGCGATTGTCGGCggtgtcgtcggcggcgtgggtGGCGCCCTGGCCATTGCTGGGATCAttgccttcctcctctATCGCCGGAAGAAGAACCGCGACGTCGCTTTTGACGAGAAGATGTTCGACCCGCACCACTCGACGAGACACTCGCAGATTGAcccgctcgaccttgcggaGCCCACGTCACCGAGTGTCGGCATGCCTGGCGAGCCGACCACCATCGAGCCATTCCCGTACGAACCACAGGGGCAATACGACTACGACCCATACCGCGCGGCCGGGCCAATGCATGGCATGCAGGTCGGCGACACGATGCAGATGCACGGCATGAGCATGCCCGAGGCCAGCGACTACATGTATGGCAACAACAACTACGGGTATGCCGCTGCTGGGGCGGGCGCTGGCATGACTGCCGCCGAGATGAAGCATCGCGAAGCGACAGGCTCGCTGTCGCCCCAGCAGACTGGCCTGAGCTCGTCCGCTGGCGGCAGCCGCAACAGCCACTACGAGGACGCATATAGccagcaccaccaccaggcGTACCAGGGGTACCAGCCGTACCCAACCTCGCCGCAGCGCTCGGCACCCAGCGACGGGGCGCCGGGCTTGTACCAGCACACGGACATGCTGAGCGAGCCGAGCGATGACATGCAGGAGATTCCGCCCAA ctaCGACTCGATCCGCCGCTAG
- the HNT2 gene encoding uncharacterized protein (HIT domain) — MAARHLFSVFDVTRQVFFETPLSLGIVNLKPLRPGHVLIISKRVVPRLSDLDHSEVSDLFQSVQRVGRIVEKAYEAEALNIAVQDGVSAGQSVPHVHVHIIPRLKSDFGGETDNVYPALEGAERDLNAELLEHEHVHVNSSIGAVEAALRRRESGWQVPKDEERRQRSDEEMEEEARWLAGLLSAQTTA; from the exons atggcggcgaggcaCTTGTTTTCCGTCTTCGATGTGACCCGTCAAG TCTTCTTCGAGACGCCTCTCTCGCTTGGCATCGTCAACCTCAAACCCCTGCGGCCTGGGC ATGTCTTGATCATCAGCAAGCGCGTGGTGCCCCGCCTCTCGGACTTGGACCACAGCGAGGTCTCGGATCTCTTTCAGAGCGTGCAGCGCGTTGGGCGTATCGTCGAGAAGGCATACGAAGCAGAGGCACTCAACATTGCCGTGCAG GACGGCGTCTCAGCGGGTCAGTCCGTCCCGCATGTGCACGTACACATCATCCCGCGCCTCAAGAGCGACTTTGGCGGCGAGACTGACAATGTCTACCCCGCTCTCGAGGGAGCCGAGCGCGATCTCAACGCCGAGCTCTTGGAGCACGAACACGTACATGTAAACAGTTCCATCGGTgctgtcgaggcggcgctgcgcAGGCGCGAGAGCGGGTGGCAGGtgcccaaggacgaggagcgacgccagcgatcagacgaggagatggaggaggaggcacgCTGGTTAGCGGGACTACTATCGGCTCAGACCACAGCATAG